TTAGATTGGATCCCTGATACCCAATTGGCTCATAGTCCATAGAGGCATATCCGCGGGAGACGGACTTTAGCTTGTCGTAGAAGTCATATACTATTTCGGCTAGAGGTACTTCGTACTCAACAATAACTCTGTCCTCTGTGACATATCTTATGTCTCTTTGTATACCGCGTTTCTTAATGCATAGATCGAATATCGCGCCAACATAGGTGCTTGGTGTGTGCACCGATACCAAGACATAAGGCTCTTCAATAAGCTCCATTTTGTCAGGTGATGGCAAGTCGCTCGGGTTGTCTACATATGAAACTTCACCACTTTTATCAGTTGTTTTATATATAACAGTTGGAGCAGTGGAAATTAACTCAAGCTCAAATTCCCTTTCAAGTCTTTCCTTTACTATCTCCATGTGAAGAAGGCCCAAAAAACCACACCTAAACCCAAAACCAAGCGCTATGGATGTCTCTGGCTCATAAACTAGAGAAGAATCATTTAGCGCCAGTTTCTCAAGCGCCTCTTTTAATTTGTCATAGTCCACAGAATCAATAGGATAAAGGCCGCTAAACACCATCGGCTTCATCTCCCTAAATCCGGGAAGCGGCTCATCGGTTGGTCTTGAAATGCTTGTAATCGTATCACCGACCTTAGCCTCATCCAGCTCCTTTATTGAAGCAGTCACAAACCCTACCTCGCCCGTCTTAAGCTCCTCTACTTCAATGGCTCTCGGTGAGAAAATGCCAAGTGTTCTTACTTCATATGAAGCTCCCGTAGACATAAACTTTATTTCTTCGCCGGTTTTGATACTTCCTTCAAACACCCTTATCAGCATCACTACCCCTTGATAGGAATCAAACCAGCTGTCAAATATAAGCGCTTTTAGAGGCTCTTTGGATTTATCTGGGGGAGGAGGCACTTCTTTTACTATTGCCTCTAGTACGTCCTTTGTTCCAATTCCTTCTTTTGCACTCGCAGGTATTGCTTCATCTGCGCTTATTCCGATCACGTCCTCAATTTCTTCTTTTACTCTCTCTGGATCAGCGGCAGGGAGGTCTATTTTATTGATCACCGGCACAAGCTCAAGCCCGGAGTCTGCGGCCATATAAGCGTTTGCAACTGTCTGAGCTTCTACGCCTTGTGATGCATCCACAATAAGAATAGCCCCTTCACAAGCCATAAGACTTCTTGAGACCTCGTAGCTAAAATCTACATGCCCCGGGGTGTCAATTAGATTAAACCCGTAGGTATGACCATCGTCTGCTTTATAATCCAGCCTCACAGCCTGCGCTTTGATCGTAATACCTCTTTCTCTTTCTATCTCCATCTGGTCCAAGAACTGATCGGCCATCTCCCGCTTGCTAAGAGTTCCTGTAAATTCCAAGATTCTATCGGCTAAAGTGGATTTGCCATGGTCCACATGGGCTATTATAGAAAAATTTCGTATGTATTTGGGTTCCATATTGTCTGTATTACTGATATTTAGAATTAAAAGATGACGTAGTATAAATTATAGGGGGCTATATTCAAATTAATATACTCTTTACCATGAGCCACCGCCGCCGCCGCCAAAACCTCCGCCGCTGCTACCGCCGCTGAAACCACTACTACCGGATTTTCTTGGTCTGGAAGACAGAGTGCTGTTCATAACGCCCAAGCTTCTTCCAATATCTGATACGAATATATTTGGTGAGAACGTGTTT
The nucleotide sequence above comes from Thermodesulfobacteriota bacterium. Encoded proteins:
- the lepA gene encoding translation elongation factor 4 is translated as MEPKYIRNFSIIAHVDHGKSTLADRILEFTGTLSKREMADQFLDQMEIERERGITIKAQAVRLDYKADDGHTYGFNLIDTPGHVDFSYEVSRSLMACEGAILIVDASQGVEAQTVANAYMAADSGLELVPVINKIDLPAADPERVKEEIEDVIGISADEAIPASAKEGIGTKDVLEAIVKEVPPPPDKSKEPLKALIFDSWFDSYQGVVMLIRVFEGSIKTGEEIKFMSTGASYEVRTLGIFSPRAIEVEELKTGEVGFVTASIKELDEAKVGDTITSISRPTDEPLPGFREMKPMVFSGLYPIDSVDYDKLKEALEKLALNDSSLVYEPETSIALGFGFRCGFLGLLHMEIVKERLEREFELELISTAPTVIYKTTDKSGEVSYVDNPSDLPSPDKMELIEEPYVLVSVHTPSTYVGAIFDLCIKKRGIQRDIRYVTEDRVIVEYEVPLAEIVYDFYDKLKSVSRGYASMDYEPIGYQGSNLIKLDVLVNGEVVDALSIIVHKDRSYERGRELIQKLRSLIPRQLYEVVIQAAIGNKIIARESVKPVRKDVTAKCYGGDITRKRKLLEKQKEGKKRLKQVGNIEIPQEAFLAVLKTGE